A stretch of DNA from Brevibacillus ruminantium:
CATGTCGATGCCTGTCCATTCTTGCAGGTCTTGGATCGATTTATCGTAGAACTTTTTATATTCCTCGCTGAGACTCATGCTGCCCCAGTTGTTGATTTGGTCGTACCACCATGGCTGAAACTCGGTGATGTATTTCTTTGCAATATAGTCCCCAAACGTTTTGTCAACGCACCGGAAGTGAACCGGCTTCAACTTCGTAAAATCACCGCTGTTAATCTGGCGAGCAACGATCTTCAGAATCTTGTTTCGTTGGCGCTTTTTCATCCAATTCACCCTTTCAACCATCTAATAAATGTTGAGCCGAGGCACACCCGCACTCTATAGTCTTGGTCCCTATAAAGGATTTCTGAGTCCCGTTCATCCTGATTCATGCCAATGACTATCCTCGTCTGACCTTTCGGATTGCTGTATTTTTTCCAACATTCGATGTCTTTATGGGTCATGTTGCACCTCCACTGGGTACACACGTAATGGTTTGTTGAATCAATCAACAGGCTCATACGTCTCCTCAAAGATGTCTGGTTTACAAGGGTAAAACTCCCCTTTTACTCCGCGGATAATAATGTCCCCCGCACTTGCACGTACCGTACCTTCCAGTGTCTCAATGACGAGAATTCGTTCAGAAGGCGGAAAACTCGAATACTCCATCGCCAATGGCTTTTCTACGAAATCACACACTTCGTGATAGTTACTGCCATCCCATCTTATAGCGTCAACTACAACTGGCTTTTTGCGGTATTTGCCCATTTGACTTCCCACCTTTACAAATCGATTGTTTTGTTTAAGACCCTTGGTAATCGTCCTTAATCCTTTCGATCCGTTCAGCCCGGTCGATATCCTCAATCTTTTGGGCCAGGGATTTTTTCTTTTGACTCACCCAAACCATCGCCCTCCAAACCAGTCGATGGAGTCTGTCCAACATCTCTCTCACCCCATTTATCACATCGTGTGTTTTGTTGACCCCTCATACCTCTGGCAGTACTGGAGAACATATCTCCATTCGGCAACAGACGGCTTTACGTTACAATCACCGGACTTTTTACATGTGGCGCAAAGATGTTGTTCGTTGGCGTTTTGCCTTTGCTTGCTACTCTGAAACATTTCCGTCCCTCCCTATATCCAGAATTACCGTTGTGTATCAAGGAGCATGGTTGGCTGCTCCTGATTTGCGCTTACTTTCGCGAGTTTCTGTATCTCATCGGCCTCTCTTTTGATTCGCTCGACCGCGTGCAATATGTCCGGGTGGATGCTGTTCTCTAACATCTTCACCACTTCGTTTGTCCACCAGCGATACCGGACATTAATGCCTGCCTTCTCGGCAGCATCCTTAATCATGGCCAGTTGTTCTTCCTTGTTGCCGCCGTATCTCAGCTCATCTTCCAGCTCCTTAACCTTTTTCCTCAGCCCGCTGATTTCATCGAATAATCGTCCTTTAAATTCCTGGCCGATACGCAAACGCGCTTCTTTATTCGAAAGGTATGATTCAATCATCTCCCGTCGATCGCTGAAAAATGGATGGCGGTCTGATTCTATCCTGGAAAGCAGGATGTAATATAGCAGGTCAGCAGGCACTTCTATTAACCGATATTTGGCCGGTCTCTTCGTTACCAACGCGCCGGAGTCAGGGTAATACCAAATCAACCCGACTTCATCGGTCAACTCTTCCGGCTGGATTAACCCCTTCGGGCAAACAAAACTGAAGCAATGACAATGTGGCAAATACCCCGGCCACTTCTGATCGTTAAGGAAATCGGCGCGGCTGACTTTGACCTCATATCCGGTAAAGCGTGGTTTCGCCCAACTCCTCTTGATCGCAAACGCATCAAACTTTAGCAACTCCTTGTTTCCCCATGTCTGCCCGGTCTTTACCTCGGTGAGGAAAAGATCGTCGGTATGGCGTTTTGCCAGCGCTCGTTTGATTTCGTCCGCTCGAATATTTGTTTTACTCGCCATGCCTTTCCTCCCTACCGGTGTGTTAAGCGAATAACTCAGGTTCCAATTCTCGCAACAATCGTTCAGCGTCCGCTGGCGTGCCTTCACCGTTCACAACCCTTGTGCGCAACTCATCATCAATTGGCCCCCACAGCACCAGTTTTCCGTCCCTCCATTCGTCTGCGTATCCTTCGTTGTAAGCCAACGCCAAGATGCAAAATG
This window harbors:
- a CDS encoding MmcB family DNA repair protein, which produces MASKTNIRADEIKRALAKRHTDDLFLTEVKTGQTWGNKELLKFDAFAIKRSWAKPRFTGYEVKVSRADFLNDQKWPGYLPHCHCFSFVCPKGLIQPEELTDEVGLIWYYPDSGALVTKRPAKYRLIEVPADLLYYILLSRIESDRHPFFSDRREMIESYLSNKEARLRIGQEFKGRLFDEISGLRKKVKELEDELRYGGNKEEQLAMIKDAAEKAGINVRYRWWTNEVVKMLENSIHPDILHAVERIKREADEIQKLAKVSANQEQPTMLLDTQR